The window TGTGCTCAGACAAACAATGCTTTCGTATGGTTAGTCTTCTTCGACGAAAAGACGCCGAAGGAGTTCCGTCATCGGATCCAAAATTACCGTGAACTTCCAGCGTTCACACCATGTTTTGTGGAATATCTGGATCAGTACGTCCTCCAGAGAGTGATAACTGAACATCGCAACGGTTCAAGATGGGTCATATCATCGCGACTCGACAACGATGATGCGATTTGCTGCCGCTTTATTGAGAGGGTGCAGGATGAATTCCGACCAGAGCATCTGCGATTCTTGAACTTCCGGTACGGATACTACTGGCATGCGGACCGGATCTACCGCATGGAGGACATGTCAAGTCCTTTCGTTTCGCTTATTGAGGAAGGACAACGAGTTACCAGTGCAATGTCGTACGACCATACCGCAATACGAAAGACCGGACCCGTTTTTCAGATTGAGGATATCCCTGGATATCTTCAGGTAATCCATGATCGGAACCTGGCGAACCGGCTCCCGAGGTCGGCTTGGCGCGTACCAAGGAGCTTTTTGAGTGAGCTGTTTCCGTTACCGGTGCTGAGAGGGAGGGATAATCAGTTTGAGATCTGGCTGGATTGGTGCGACAGCTTTCTCAGAACATGCGTGCGTAGCGTGCTTCCATCGCGAGTAAGGCGTCTAATTCTTCTTCGTCGAATCGGTTCGACTGGGGCGGCTTCTCCCACAGAGCAAGAAGAAAAATTGTGAGCGAATATTCCATGCTAATTGTAAGTGTTGTGCGTGAATTGGCTGGTTTGGACTCTTAACTTAATGATATTGCGCGGGCGCTCTAAAGTATGAATGATATGTTTAAGACAGTAGTGCGGTTGATGCAGTATCATCCTGACGAATTGCTTCATCGAGTAAAAATAAGATATCGAAGCCTTTACCGTGAAATAGTGTTTATGCATATACCTAAAAATGCCGGCACCAGTATAAAAAGACTATGTAGATATAACGGAATTACTATTCATGGTCATGATATACGCTCTGAGGGATATGTCTTTCTTGATGAATATATTAAGACACGGAGAATAAGACCTTACGTATTCGCAATCGTGCGTAACCCGTGGGATCGTGTTGTGTCAAGTTATTTTTATCTTGTTTCAGGTGGTTACGGCCTCACAGATCAGATGGACAAGGAAAAATATCTCCAGGGATTAGGTGCTAAGGATTTTGAAAAGTTTGTAATGACTGTTTTAGCTGAACGTAAAATATTAAAGCAACTTCATTTCAAGCCTCAGGTAGACTGGGTGTATTTCGGTGGAAAAAGTATAGTGGATAAGGTGTATAAATTTGAAAACTTAAACGATGGGATGCGGGATTTAGGTAAAAAATTTAAGCTTGATGTGAGTGAGCTAACACGTATAAATAAATCAGATCATCTGGACTATAGGACATATTATAATCGTGAGACTATCGAAATTGTAGGCAACATTTATAGTAAAGATATCGAAATGTGGAACTATAAGTTTGATAGTTGAATATGAAAATCGAATTAAATATAAGTCATAGGGTGGTGTACTTGTTTTGCGGTCATGTGAAATCAAGTCGTCGTTGGATGATTCCGACAGCTACTAGCGAGTGTTACGATAGTAGAGGATTGAACAATACAAAGACCCAGGTTGGGTATTATGCAAGAATATTGTGCCATGTTGGATGAACAAAATTCTGGATGGATGCAATCAGGATGCAGTAAGGGTTTGTTTTCTGTGATTGTGCCCACTTACAACCGCAAGAAGCTGCTTTTAAGGGCACTGGATTCCGTGAAACACCAAACATATCGACCCATTGAGGTGGTGGTGGTAGACGATGGGTCCACGGATGGCACAGCGGAGGCAGTCCAGGACTGGAAGCGTAATGCGTGCTCAGACGGGCAACTCGACCTGAAGTATATTTACCAGGATAATCAGGGGGCGCCTGTCGCCAGGAATCGTGCTCTCCAGGAATCGCAAGGTGAGTTCATCCAGTATCTTGATTCAGATGACGAGCTGTATAAGACGGGACTGGCTGATGCCTTTGAGATGTTCAGGAAATATCCAGAATACGACTGTATCCACTCGGGGTTCGACCGGGTTTGCGGACAATGCGGACAGGTGTTGGACTCGTATACTCCCAGGTCTATGAACAACGCTCTGGAGGGCTACATGAAGGGCGCTCTCTGGGGAAATACTTGCGACTTTGCAGAAAGACGCTCGTTTGTCATGCGTGTCGGGCCCTGGGATGAGGAGCTCATTGTGGCTCAAGACCTGGACTACACGCACCGTCGATTACTACTGGCTCGAAATGTCGGCTTCTTGGCCAGACGACAATTTGTGTGTTACCGTGGGGCTGCCTCACAGATTAGCGATCACCGTTATACGCGTGACGGCTGGGCAATCCGCTTGATGATCGAAGAGCGTTTTGTGGATGCGTTATCTCGCAGAGATGACATTGATCAGGAAGCACGTCGGGTATACGCGGAGAAACTGTACTACATCGCTGTCAGAGTATCAGGTGAAGGAGCGCCGGATATTGGTAGACGGTACGGAGAACTCGCCGAGCGGGTATACTGCTTACCGTTGAGCAGCGGAGGTAAGCGGATGAGACTCCTTTGGCGAGGTGGAAAAACGGTGTGCAGGATGTGGGGCTTCGGTCGGAAAGTCAGGAGGTGGATACGCCAGCGTAGGGGGCTTGTTAAACCGCCGCACGTCTGCGGCACTATTAACTGAAGTTGACAACGCGTCACGATGAGCGTCACAGGATTAGTTGAAGATAGCACATAAAGACGGCAACTACGAGGATTGGCAGGAGTCTGGCACCAACAGCATATTTGCGGGACAGCACAATGAATATGGGGACACGACGAATCAAGAAAGATTACGTGCAAAATCTGATATCGGTTATCATGCCGACCTACAATCGGGCGAACCTTATTGTTGAAGCACTCAATTCGGTTATGCGTCAAAGTTATCGTCCGATTGAAATACAGGTGGTGGATGATGGCTCGA is drawn from Candidatus Electrothrix aestuarii and contains these coding sequences:
- a CDS encoding glycosyltransferase — its product is MCSPSYQHFLITRFNAPLVELDGRLPDHDWLVHRFALFDEFCFPSVCAQTNNAFVWLVFFDEKTPKEFRHRIQNYRELPAFTPCFVEYLDQYVLQRVITEHRNGSRWVISSRLDNDDAICCRFIERVQDEFRPEHLRFLNFRYGYYWHADRIYRMEDMSSPFVSLIEEGQRVTSAMSYDHTAIRKTGPVFQIEDIPGYLQVIHDRNLANRLPRSAWRVPRSFLSELFPLPVLRGRDNQFEIWLDWCDSFLRTCVRSVLPSRVRRLILLRRIGSTGAASPTEQEEKL
- a CDS encoding sulfotransferase family 2 domain-containing protein encodes the protein MNDMFKTVVRLMQYHPDELLHRVKIRYRSLYREIVFMHIPKNAGTSIKRLCRYNGITIHGHDIRSEGYVFLDEYIKTRRIRPYVFAIVRNPWDRVVSSYFYLVSGGYGLTDQMDKEKYLQGLGAKDFEKFVMTVLAERKILKQLHFKPQVDWVYFGGKSIVDKVYKFENLNDGMRDLGKKFKLDVSELTRINKSDHLDYRTYYNRETIEIVGNIYSKDIEMWNYKFDS
- a CDS encoding glycosyltransferase family A protein; this translates as MQSGCSKGLFSVIVPTYNRKKLLLRALDSVKHQTYRPIEVVVVDDGSTDGTAEAVQDWKRNACSDGQLDLKYIYQDNQGAPVARNRALQESQGEFIQYLDSDDELYKTGLADAFEMFRKYPEYDCIHSGFDRVCGQCGQVLDSYTPRSMNNALEGYMKGALWGNTCDFAERRSFVMRVGPWDEELIVAQDLDYTHRRLLLARNVGFLARRQFVCYRGAASQISDHRYTRDGWAIRLMIEERFVDALSRRDDIDQEARRVYAEKLYYIAVRVSGEGAPDIGRRYGELAERVYCLPLSSGGKRMRLLWRGGKTVCRMWGFGRKVRRWIRQRRGLVKPPHVCGTIN